In Sulfurisphaera javensis, a single genomic region encodes these proteins:
- a CDS encoding NTP transferase domain-containing protein, producing MKSLSGLKAIIMAGGKGTRLSPFKPLLDLCGYPMYYWVYRNLLNFTNEIYLAITPYSPLIFSEFRKVITEGKGYEYDVIEAIKKVGFPVIIVPSDTPFIPEEAMYKLFNCEKPICSLLTKSGYVGISLWKEFKFNEYENVYFEKEIINVNTLSDYLNVKNLCKSMEYNKWLKEY from the coding sequence ATGAAGAGCTTGTCAGGTTTGAAAGCAATTATTATGGCTGGGGGTAAGGGCACTAGGTTATCTCCTTTTAAACCTCTTTTAGACTTATGCGGTTATCCTATGTATTATTGGGTTTATAGAAATTTATTAAACTTTACAAATGAAATCTATCTTGCAATAACACCTTATAGCCCTTTAATATTTTCAGAGTTTCGAAAAGTCATAACAGAAGGAAAAGGGTATGAATATGACGTCATTGAAGCTATAAAAAAAGTTGGTTTTCCAGTAATAATTGTACCTTCTGATACCCCATTTATTCCAGAAGAAGCTATGTATAAGCTCTTTAATTGCGAAAAACCTATATGTAGTCTTCTAACTAAATCTGGTTATGTAGGAATTAGCTTATGGAAAGAATTTAAGTTTAATGAGTACGAAAACGTATATTTCGAGAAAGAGATCATTAATGTGAATACCTTATCAGATTATTTGAATGTTAAAAATTTATGTAAGAGCATGGAATATAACAAGTGGCTAAAAGAATACTAA
- a CDS encoding AIR synthase family protein — MLFGKIPVKDFLSKIQTGNCDVCPSIGEDDAMIKTEGEYLVIHSDPITEAGKDAGFLSVTVACNDVNMKGVPCKWVLTTILLSKKENLDKVIEGINEACRIIGCSVIGGHTEVTRGLNQDIVTTTALSFSNKIMKLSDAKAGHYIGFFGYTGLEGTWILANEFEDELLKRGIKKETIEKAKQLRNFISVQDKALRVKDYVIAMHDATEGGVYQALLEVAKASKNKVVINKKPRMLEETLEITKALRINPYTLISSGAFIVITDKPKKIEELGGEIIGKIVEGEDVLEVEGEGVFKEDFYEELVRFESNYYGWG; from the coding sequence ATGCTTTTTGGAAAAATTCCAGTTAAAGACTTCCTAAGTAAAATTCAGACCGGAAATTGTGATGTTTGTCCCTCAATAGGTGAAGATGATGCAATGATTAAGACTGAAGGGGAATATCTAGTTATTCATTCTGATCCAATAACTGAAGCTGGAAAAGATGCTGGTTTCTTATCAGTTACTGTGGCTTGTAATGATGTAAATATGAAAGGAGTACCTTGTAAGTGGGTATTGACTACTATACTTCTATCCAAAAAGGAAAACCTTGATAAAGTAATTGAAGGAATAAATGAAGCTTGTAGAATAATAGGTTGTTCAGTAATTGGAGGACACACTGAAGTAACAAGGGGATTAAATCAAGACATAGTAACTACTACTGCATTATCTTTTAGTAACAAAATTATGAAATTATCAGATGCAAAAGCAGGGCATTACATAGGGTTTTTTGGATATACTGGTTTAGAAGGAACATGGATTTTAGCAAATGAATTTGAGGATGAGCTTCTAAAAAGAGGAATTAAAAAAGAAACTATAGAGAAAGCTAAACAACTCAGAAATTTTATTTCAGTTCAAGATAAAGCGTTAAGAGTAAAAGACTATGTAATTGCAATGCATGATGCAACAGAGGGAGGAGTTTATCAAGCGTTATTAGAAGTGGCGAAGGCTAGTAAAAATAAAGTAGTAATAAACAAAAAGCCTAGAATGTTAGAAGAAACCTTGGAAATAACAAAAGCTTTGAGAATAAATCCTTATACGTTAATTTCCTCTGGTGCTTTTATTGTAATAACAGATAAACCTAAGAAGATTGAGGAGCTTGGAGGAGAGATAATAGGAAAAATAGTTGAGGGAGAAGACGTATTAGAAGTTGAGGGAGAAGGAGTCTTCAAGGAGGATTTCTATGAAGAGCTTGTCAGGTTTGAAAGCAATTATTATGGCTGGGGGTAA
- a CDS encoding ABC transporter ATP-binding protein: protein MHLIEVEDLWKIYKNGVEALKGISFTVDEGEVFTFLGPNGAGKTTTIKILSCVLKPTKGKVVISGYSSPKECDKIRRVVTTVPQEFQGFSDLTVRENIEYFAKLYDTVDKVDEIIEKLDLKEHERKRFKELSGGLKRRVAIACGLVGDPRVIFLDEPTIGLDPKARRNLWKLIETLKHMKITVFLATHYLDEAEKLADKVGVIYKGKIIKISSPSELMEEFKKENLEDAYLSLMEQLKSEEE from the coding sequence ATGCATTTAATTGAGGTTGAAGATCTTTGGAAAATTTATAAGAATGGCGTTGAAGCACTAAAGGGAATTTCCTTCACAGTTGATGAAGGAGAAGTATTTACATTTCTTGGTCCAAATGGTGCTGGTAAAACTACTACAATTAAAATTCTTTCTTGTGTTTTAAAACCAACGAAAGGTAAAGTAGTTATTTCTGGCTATTCTTCCCCTAAAGAGTGTGACAAAATCAGAAGAGTAGTCACTACTGTACCCCAGGAATTTCAAGGGTTTTCAGATTTAACAGTGAGGGAAAACATAGAGTATTTTGCAAAGCTTTACGATACAGTAGATAAAGTTGATGAAATAATAGAGAAATTGGATTTAAAAGAGCATGAAAGGAAAAGATTCAAAGAATTATCGGGCGGTTTGAAAAGAAGAGTTGCAATTGCTTGCGGATTAGTTGGAGATCCTAGAGTAATTTTTCTTGATGAGCCTACAATAGGTCTTGATCCAAAAGCTAGAAGAAATCTCTGGAAATTAATAGAGACTTTAAAACATATGAAAATTACAGTTTTTCTAGCAACTCATTATTTGGATGAGGCTGAAAAATTAGCAGATAAAGTAGGAGTAATATATAAGGGTAAGATAATCAAAATTTCTTCACCTTCAGAACTTATGGAAGAATTTAAAAAAGAAAATTTAGAAGATGCTTATCTTTCGTTAATGGAACAGTTAAAAAGTGAGGAAGAATGA
- a CDS encoding ABC transporter permease, whose product MKNIIPTTIAIIKDNLRSPITVFFILFFPLVLAIIFSLITIAPQPHIMVYVSGENATKIASYLNESKLFIGVVGGNPTVVKLNQNVMFYNSTSKEVYYNQLEANYVTVFESYLMAMNKKDFFISQELITRNTPLAYEISGVIGVISLSNGILGITGVGSGYYRDKLIERLASSPIKDYEWVVSLMIYEVLITVMSTIVVLIFGIIFGFLPIISLSFIGILALATLMFSGLGAIIFGLSPKDKIAISNTVATVIVFPLMFISNAFFYVNEFPWFIRAFVNYQPVSIVNDMVRDVLIYNSLPTPIYFLIILFLTIIFIAIGSRLLRLRE is encoded by the coding sequence ATGAAAAATATAATTCCAACAACAATTGCAATAATAAAAGATAACTTAAGAAGTCCAATTACAGTATTCTTTATCCTATTTTTCCCTTTAGTTTTAGCAATAATATTCTCTCTTATAACAATAGCACCACAACCTCACATAATGGTTTATGTCAGTGGTGAGAATGCTACTAAAATTGCCAGTTATTTGAATGAAAGCAAACTGTTTATAGGAGTAGTAGGAGGAAACCCAACTGTTGTAAAGCTTAATCAAAATGTTATGTTTTATAATTCAACAAGTAAAGAAGTTTATTACAATCAATTGGAAGCTAATTACGTAACAGTGTTTGAATCTTACTTAATGGCAATGAACAAAAAAGATTTTTTCATTTCACAAGAACTAATAACTAGAAATACTCCATTGGCCTATGAAATTTCTGGTGTAATTGGTGTAATTTCTCTTTCAAATGGAATTTTAGGAATTACTGGAGTTGGAAGTGGATATTATAGGGATAAACTTATTGAGAGATTAGCTTCTTCTCCAATCAAGGACTATGAGTGGGTTGTCTCTTTAATGATTTACGAAGTACTAATTACCGTAATGTCAACTATTGTAGTCTTGATCTTTGGTATAATTTTTGGGTTTCTGCCTATAATCAGTCTTTCCTTCATTGGAATATTAGCATTAGCAACATTAATGTTTTCTGGTTTAGGGGCAATAATTTTTGGTTTATCCCCTAAAGATAAAATTGCTATATCAAACACTGTTGCTACAGTCATAGTTTTTCCCTTAATGTTCATAAGCAACGCCTTCTTTTACGTTAATGAATTTCCATGGTTTATAAGAGCTTTCGTTAACTATCAACCAGTTTCTATTGTAAATGATATGGTAAGAGACGTATTAATTTATAACAGCTTACCAACTCCTATTTACTTTCTCATTATTCTCTTTTTAACAATAATATTCATTGCCATAGGAAGTAGGTTATTAAGGCTCAGAGAATAG
- a CDS encoding enoyl-CoA hydratase/isomerase family protein: MTKILVQKEGYTAKMLISNEEGKYNLVNINFMHSLIDSLRLLDKDKEIRFVIIRGIKNFGAGADIGELRKASENREYATSFFSTMFEMFRTLLNFSKVLISNVEGIAYGASMEILLATDFVIASNNAKFAAPGGKIGVYPPVLITLGKYKLGWNTVFKMAFLGRELNANEAKEAGLVYEINDNFDEANLNLIKELKQMAPSSITVMRQHLYKKYEKEVEDAFSDLIDQVLTEDGRQGISAFLTKSKPKWSIL, encoded by the coding sequence ATGACTAAAATATTAGTTCAAAAGGAGGGTTATACAGCTAAAATGCTAATAAGTAATGAAGAAGGAAAATACAATCTAGTGAACATAAATTTTATGCATTCACTTATAGATTCCTTAAGATTACTAGATAAAGATAAAGAAATAAGATTTGTAATAATAAGAGGAATAAAAAATTTTGGTGCTGGAGCAGATATAGGAGAACTTAGGAAAGCGTCGGAAAATAGAGAATATGCAACAAGCTTCTTTTCCACAATGTTCGAGATGTTTAGAACTTTACTAAATTTTTCAAAAGTATTAATATCTAACGTTGAAGGAATAGCTTATGGTGCTTCAATGGAAATTCTTCTAGCTACCGATTTCGTTATTGCTTCTAATAATGCTAAATTTGCTGCCCCCGGTGGAAAAATTGGCGTTTATCCTCCAGTTCTTATAACTTTAGGTAAATACAAGTTAGGCTGGAATACGGTTTTCAAAATGGCATTCCTAGGCAGAGAATTAAACGCTAATGAGGCAAAGGAAGCTGGACTAGTTTATGAAATAAATGACAATTTCGATGAAGCGAACCTTAATTTAATAAAAGAACTTAAGCAGATGGCTCCTTCATCAATTACGGTGATGAGGCAACACTTATATAAAAAATACGAAAAAGAAGTTGAAGATGCATTTTCAGATTTAATTGATCAAGTTCTAACTGAAGATGGAAGGCAAGGGATTTCAGCGTTCTTGACAAAATCAAAGCCGAAATGGTCTATTCTCTGA
- a CDS encoding cbb3-type cytochrome c oxidase subunit I, producing the protein MSASDFIRGLGKAIVLGLYFGVNFTLAKVSDFVNAIFQLDKDWITRATMGMIVLSLIWGILGIIDALMVRIQEAAWGIAQALPLTAQEYEASITLHGMRDLFGFAQQLILAVFIYFTFKMLNIQPRLKWMFNLGFVLFNISFMLFEGPIIITTQSGFDNYFSATGWYYLAPIGVNGYSLYVVSPLWYIGWILLEIGIYLMTGWYVYHFYLASKNLKEKLPIFLVFGLVVGILILESYSGSFITAAWDLLAYYHVVGYNIIADQISFVTLWHGIVYIAWFPAVGAMYLLIPMLANKPLYSDRMGRISALLYLVFATGPLGIHHLYMVDLPVAVKIVTEVLTDGIIVPSMMTFFNLWATAKGANIQWNILAGLTAMSFAGSVYAGVMGISNSVITYDAIVHEGYYVVAHFHAFILFSIVPAGFAALYLMVPMMTKRMWYSAKMSWIHFWGYMIGVIMVVMGFSYLGVTGLIRKEMIYPISSTFVTGQLIATAGAIIADLATVVWLINVVLTLVKGKVMETEGLSLGELTTTIAMALNGNSDIVSNSFIKGINFVKAEIQDLIKVKKL; encoded by the coding sequence ATGAGCGCCTCTGATTTTATACGAGGATTGGGCAAAGCTATAGTTTTAGGATTATATTTTGGTGTCAACTTCACTTTGGCTAAAGTATCTGATTTTGTTAATGCTATATTTCAGTTAGATAAGGACTGGATAACAAGAGCTACGATGGGAATGATAGTTCTTAGCCTAATTTGGGGTATATTAGGTATAATTGATGCTTTAATGGTAAGAATCCAGGAAGCTGCGTGGGGAATAGCACAAGCACTGCCATTAACTGCCCAAGAGTATGAAGCATCAATTACATTACATGGAATGAGAGACTTATTTGGTTTTGCTCAGCAATTAATTCTTGCTGTCTTTATATACTTTACATTTAAGATGTTAAATATTCAGCCAAGATTAAAGTGGATGTTTAACTTAGGTTTCGTATTATTTAACATTTCTTTTATGTTATTTGAAGGGCCAATTATAATAACTACTCAATCTGGTTTTGATAATTACTTTTCCGCTACTGGTTGGTACTATTTAGCACCAATAGGTGTAAATGGCTATTCATTATACGTAGTGAGCCCATTATGGTACATAGGATGGATCTTACTTGAAATTGGTATTTATCTAATGACTGGCTGGTATGTCTATCACTTCTATTTAGCATCCAAGAACTTAAAGGAAAAATTACCAATTTTCTTAGTATTCGGATTAGTCGTAGGTATCTTAATACTTGAAAGCTATTCCGGTTCATTCATCACTGCAGCTTGGGACTTATTGGCCTATTACCATGTGGTGGGATATAATATCATAGCAGATCAAATCTCATTTGTAACCTTATGGCATGGTATAGTTTATATAGCGTGGTTCCCTGCTGTTGGAGCCATGTATTTGTTAATACCTATGTTAGCCAATAAACCACTTTATAGCGATAGAATGGGAAGAATTTCAGCTTTATTATATTTAGTCTTTGCTACTGGTCCATTAGGAATTCATCACCTTTACATGGTTGACTTACCAGTTGCTGTAAAAATAGTAACCGAAGTTCTAACTGACGGTATTATAGTACCTTCAATGATGACGTTCTTTAACCTATGGGCTACAGCTAAGGGGGCTAACATTCAATGGAACATATTAGCTGGATTAACTGCAATGTCTTTTGCTGGTTCAGTTTACGCTGGAGTCATGGGAATATCTAACTCTGTAATTACTTACGATGCTATAGTTCATGAAGGATATTACGTGGTAGCTCACTTTCATGCATTTATATTATTCTCTATAGTTCCAGCCGGATTTGCTGCTTTATATTTAATGGTACCAATGATGACAAAAAGAATGTGGTATTCCGCAAAAATGTCATGGATACACTTCTGGGGATATATGATAGGCGTAATAATGGTAGTGATGGGATTCTCGTATTTAGGTGTAACTGGACTAATAAGGAAGGAAATGATATATCCAATATCATCTACTTTTGTTACTGGCCAGTTAATTGCTACTGCTGGTGCTATTATTGCTGATTTAGCTACTGTAGTCTGGTTAATTAATGTTGTTCTAACATTAGTTAAAGGAAAAGTTATGGAAACAGAAGGATTAAGCTTAGGGGAATTAACTACTACAATTGCTATGGCTTTAAATGGAAACTCCGATATAGTATCTAATAGTTTCATAAAAGGAATAAACTTTGTAAAGGCAGAGATTCAAGATTTGATAAAAGTTAAGAAGTTATAA
- a CDS encoding SelT/SelW/SelH family protein, translated as MHSVKIVYCRPCGYLDRALNLAKDILTYFDNVEVTLEQGKNGIFDIYLDGNLIFSRYEQKRFPEHEEILKEISKKVITS; from the coding sequence ATGCACTCCGTTAAAATTGTTTATTGTAGACCTTGTGGGTATTTAGATAGAGCACTAAACTTAGCAAAAGATATTCTTACTTATTTTGATAATGTTGAAGTAACTCTAGAACAAGGTAAGAATGGAATATTTGATATCTACCTGGATGGAAATTTAATATTCTCTAGATACGAACAGAAAAGATTCCCAGAACATGAAGAAATTTTAAAAGAAATAAGTAAAAAAGTTATAACTTCTTAA
- a CDS encoding rhodanese-like domain-containing protein, producing the protein MEVIEQYTSPFYPHIIDVFPSVVRKLWKKNQVLLLDIRTPMEYEDHHIPGAILVPLDYLDVLIQKIPHKEIAVICEHGNRARYATYGMPDLWKGKKVYYMIGGMAGWMSMGYEVTTGIDENGKLWEKWIEELQS; encoded by the coding sequence ATGGAAGTAATTGAACAATACACCTCACCATTTTATCCACATATTATTGATGTATTTCCCTCAGTAGTAAGGAAACTATGGAAAAAGAACCAAGTCTTGTTACTCGATATTAGAACACCAATGGAATACGAAGATCATCATATTCCCGGAGCTATCTTAGTGCCTCTTGATTATTTAGATGTATTAATACAAAAAATACCACACAAAGAAATAGCAGTAATTTGCGAACATGGAAATAGGGCTAGATATGCAACTTATGGCATGCCAGATTTGTGGAAAGGTAAAAAAGTATATTACATGATAGGAGGAATGGCGGGATGGATGAGCATGGGTTATGAAGTAACTACAGGAATTGACGAAAACGGAAAACTTTGGGAAAAATGGATTGAAGAACTTCAGAGTTAG
- a CDS encoding sulfurtransferase TusA family protein, protein MSQLKIYKELDLTSSSCAGPIGELSGVLEEIREGEAVKVILGDEATKKDVEAFVKKKGYKIAQSTQEGKNFVLLITKG, encoded by the coding sequence ATGAGTCAACTCAAGATATATAAAGAACTAGATCTAACAAGTTCCTCATGTGCCGGGCCAATCGGAGAACTCTCTGGAGTATTAGAAGAGATTAGAGAGGGAGAAGCTGTAAAGGTAATTTTAGGAGATGAAGCTACAAAAAAAGATGTTGAAGCTTTCGTGAAAAAGAAAGGATACAAAATAGCTCAATCCACTCAAGAGGGAAAGAATTTCGTATTATTAATAACAAAAGGGTGA
- a CDS encoding NAD(P)/FAD-dependent oxidoreductase, giving the protein MKRIIIAGGNIAGTIVANRLAKKLDEELDKGEVEIVVLNPTDEHTYLPGQLLVAYGLENPVELKRKESELLDPRIKFLHGQKGTITKIDVANHSVITADGLSHSYDYLVITTGVDYTWDEVPGYRAAALSPYEYDGALKMREALEKFQGGTIVVNVAKLPHRCPVAPLEMTLILDDYLRKRGIRDKTKIIYTYPTQGVFGRPITNKFMLKLFEERGIEVHSPFNVTKVDPNEKVIESQEGGKLKFDLLLGVPPNMGAKVIEDSGIGDRRRWVPTDKFTLRMKDQSNVYVMGDATDLPVSKAGSTADFESYIVAHNIANDIKGNMGVKHYGGDVLCYIATGTDTATYIRFSYTMNENPPPPSYVHWWGKIGYNKLYWTVTAKAVV; this is encoded by the coding sequence ATGAAAAGGATTATAATTGCAGGAGGAAACATTGCGGGAACTATAGTTGCAAATAGGTTAGCTAAAAAGTTAGATGAAGAACTTGATAAAGGCGAAGTGGAAATAGTAGTATTAAACCCAACCGATGAGCATACTTACTTACCTGGGCAATTGTTAGTAGCTTACGGCCTCGAAAACCCTGTAGAGCTGAAAAGAAAAGAGAGTGAATTACTTGATCCAAGAATAAAATTCTTACATGGTCAAAAAGGAACTATTACGAAAATTGATGTAGCAAATCATTCAGTAATTACTGCTGATGGCCTATCTCATTCATATGACTATTTAGTCATAACAACTGGAGTAGATTACACATGGGATGAAGTACCAGGTTATAGAGCCGCTGCATTATCGCCTTATGAATATGATGGAGCACTAAAGATGAGAGAAGCTTTAGAGAAATTCCAAGGAGGGACTATTGTAGTTAATGTTGCAAAGTTGCCTCACAGATGTCCAGTAGCACCTTTGGAAATGACATTAATACTTGATGACTACTTGAGAAAAAGAGGAATTAGGGATAAGACAAAGATAATTTACACTTATCCAACGCAAGGGGTATTTGGTAGACCAATTACAAATAAGTTTATGTTAAAGTTATTCGAAGAAAGAGGAATTGAAGTTCATTCGCCATTTAATGTTACTAAAGTTGATCCTAATGAGAAAGTAATTGAGTCCCAGGAAGGAGGAAAGTTAAAGTTTGACTTACTATTAGGAGTCCCACCAAATATGGGTGCTAAGGTAATTGAAGATTCTGGAATTGGTGACAGAAGAAGATGGGTCCCAACTGATAAATTTACGTTAAGGATGAAGGATCAGTCAAATGTTTATGTTATGGGTGACGCAACTGACTTACCAGTGTCTAAAGCAGGTTCTACAGCAGATTTTGAGTCATATATTGTAGCTCATAATATAGCTAACGACATTAAAGGAAATATGGGAGTAAAGCACTATGGTGGGGATGTCTTATGTTATATTGCAACTGGTACTGACACTGCAACTTATATTAGGTTTAGTTATACAATGAATGAGAATCCACCACCACCATCATACGTACACTGGTGGGGTAAGATAGGGTATAACAAACTATACTGGACTGTAACTGCTAAAGCTGTGGTGTAA
- a CDS encoding DsrE family protein has translation MAKVGIVLGTNELSKVLYTGMWAVISTSMGDEVIIFATMDGVKVFLKENPDLKVTDEASKKVLEAKEDILSYYRKAKKTGKLKIYACSYATKLFGLEKGNYDDLIDDIVGITTFQMELEGAQILSIW, from the coding sequence ATGGCAAAAGTAGGAATAGTGCTTGGTACTAATGAGCTTTCAAAAGTCCTCTATACAGGAATGTGGGCTGTAATATCGACGTCAATGGGAGATGAAGTAATAATTTTTGCAACAATGGATGGTGTAAAGGTATTTTTAAAGGAAAATCCAGATTTAAAGGTAACTGATGAAGCATCAAAGAAAGTATTAGAAGCAAAAGAAGATATTTTATCTTACTATAGAAAAGCCAAGAAAACTGGAAAATTAAAAATTTATGCGTGCTCTTATGCAACAAAATTATTTGGGTTAGAAAAAGGAAATTATGATGATTTAATTGACGATATAGTTGGTATAACAACCTTTCAAATGGAATTAGAGGGAGCTCAAATTCTATCAATTTGGTGA
- a CDS encoding DUF1641 domain-containing protein, translated as MQELNLEKLMEKLDNKKIEELSEILDQLPTLNETLKTVSQLKETGALDALVNLSYSAKVLRDMLTDDAIENTVEMLGGLMELSEIISENGNKFAEFVKHLDLMDDLLHTIHQLKESGALDAVVDATYFLKTMKDMLNDEAISNLASSISGILEFSTVFLDNYDKINETIRHIGVVNDLLVKMKELNESGALNALMDSAYMLKTLRDMLNDEAISNIASSISGLLELSSTFYDNYDHVMKVIKNIDIVGELLDKMKELKSSGALDAVVDATYFLKTMKDMLNDEAIANITTTLSLTLDFLPRGIEFLNHAMHPVFYNMVTTLTSPEAQKLLSNPPKVTLGGLVAAFRDEDIQRGVGVLLTILKILGKNYKINLS; from the coding sequence ATGCAAGAGCTTAACTTGGAGAAATTAATGGAAAAACTTGATAATAAAAAGATTGAAGAACTTTCAGAGATACTTGATCAACTTCCTACTTTAAATGAAACTTTAAAGACTGTTTCACAACTTAAAGAGACTGGAGCACTTGATGCATTAGTAAATTTATCATATTCAGCTAAAGTATTAAGAGATATGTTGACAGATGACGCTATTGAAAACACGGTTGAAATGCTTGGTGGACTGATGGAACTATCAGAAATAATTTCGGAAAATGGAAATAAATTCGCAGAGTTTGTAAAGCATTTAGATTTAATGGATGATTTACTTCATACTATTCATCAATTAAAAGAATCCGGTGCATTAGATGCTGTTGTTGATGCTACATATTTCTTAAAGACTATGAAAGATATGTTAAACGATGAAGCTATAAGTAACTTAGCTTCTTCCATATCTGGTATCCTAGAATTTTCCACTGTATTCTTAGATAACTATGATAAAATAAATGAAACTATAAGGCACATAGGAGTAGTCAACGATTTATTAGTAAAAATGAAAGAGTTAAACGAGTCTGGTGCATTAAATGCATTAATGGATTCTGCATATATGCTTAAGACATTACGCGATATGTTAAACGACGAAGCTATAAGTAATATTGCTAGTTCTATTTCTGGTTTATTAGAGCTCTCTTCTACATTTTATGATAATTATGATCATGTAATGAAAGTAATAAAGAACATTGATATAGTAGGAGAGCTTTTAGATAAAATGAAAGAACTAAAATCTAGTGGAGCTTTAGATGCTGTTGTTGATGCTACATATTTCTTAAAGACCATGAAAGATATGTTAAACGATGAAGCTATAGCTAATATAACTACTACGCTTTCCTTAACTTTAGATTTTCTACCTAGGGGTATTGAATTTCTTAATCATGCAATGCATCCAGTGTTTTATAATATGGTAACTACTTTAACCTCTCCGGAAGCTCAGAAACTCCTTTCAAATCCACCTAAGGTAACTTTAGGTGGATTAGTTGCAGCATTTAGAGATGAAGACATACAACGTGGAGTTGGTGTTTTACTAACTATTTTGAAAATTTTGGGTAAAAACTACAAAATCAATTTATCGTAG